The Hippopotamus amphibius kiboko isolate mHipAmp2 chromosome 3, mHipAmp2.hap2, whole genome shotgun sequence genomic interval tgaaaaagaacgtGTATATACACGTATAATTGACTCACTTGGCTGTAACAGCAgtagttaacacaacattgtaattcaacgatacttcaataaaaaagaaaacagttaactgggagattgggattgctatatatacagtaatgtgtataaaaaagatgactaataaaaaatatcaaattgtacactttatatgcactttattgtatgtcacttatatctcaataaaactcttttcaaaaggaaaaaacaaaaaaaatgattacCAGTAACTGTTAAATGTGGTGATACTTCTGCCAGTAGGATTGCTGTCAGCTGCTGGGTCAGTTTTCAGGGCactgaggagaaaagggaagccatCTGTCCATGGCAGCATGTACATATGCTCCACCCTGCACATCTGATGCAATGTCCCTCTGGGGGAAGTTTGCATTGAAGTATGGGGTGAttcttaaataagataaaaagatgaatgtgttatttttatatcCAAAGAAGTATATTTTCTTGGTGTTGGAAGGCGTAATTTATTTCGGGGGAGATAGCACTATTATGACTTTCATAAGTTTGGAATATAATGTGTAACTGTTAAAAGCCCAGCTTTTGAACttgcattaaaatttttacttgCACTTAAGTAATTTAAATGCTcaaatgtctttttctgttttttaaagggaGGCTAAGacagtttaaaatgtaaaaacgaTTAAGTATAATTGTGTTTAAGGGTAAGTACAGAGAAGCAGCTTGATTGTGTTCTGTCTTAAGAGTAGGAGCTCATTACAATATTCTTTTAAGTGTCTGCTTTGCTAAATTAAAGTGACAATTGCTggaagaaaccttttttttttttttttttcaggtgaaaCCTAAACATTTGTCTTGCATTGGAGTCTGTTGTTTTTTGCTGGCTGCTAGAATAGTTGAAGAAGAATGCAATATTCCATCTACTCATGATATAATCCGGATTAGTCAATGTAAATGTACTGCTTCTGACATAAAACggatggaaaaaataatttcagaaaaattgcACTATGAATTGGAAGCTACTACTGCCTTAAACTTTTTGCACTTATACCATACTATAGTACTCTGTCATACTTCAGAAAGGTCAGtgggattaaaaattaaaattttgtacttTAGCATTGCTATAAGtaacagtaaaaaattaaaatgccagtgaaatttatatttttatccccTCCAAACTTTCAGCTTGGACTTTTAATGACAAGTGCTTAAGGTTGTTTAAATCTTTGGAAGtttaataaataagtattttgtttttattgtatagGAAAGAAATACTGAACCTTGATAAACTGGAAGCTCAGCTGAAAGCTTGCTGCTGCCGACTTATCttttcaaaagcaaaagtaaGTCAATTTCTTAAGTATATAtatctcacagtttctattttttttttcccccgcaggttctgttttgaattaaaaaaatatttttcttacttttttttcttgcagcCATCTGTATTAGCTTTGTGCCTTCTCAATTTGGAAGTAGAAACTTTGAAATCCATTGAATTACTGGAAATTCTCCTGCTTGTTAAAAAACATTCCAAGGTAAATGTCTTAAGAATTTATTCTTTAAAGCAAGTTTCTTCctagtgttttatttcttctgtggtGACTTACTCATTAAGTAACACTTTATGGGGCTCTaagcttttattcatttatttttgtgtcttaaGTGTTGATGTTCTCCAAATGCAGCTTCAACCCAGACAGTATTAAGCTGGAAAGCTGGTCACTTAGCCTAGCTTCTTTCTGTATTCAGACATCCCTCCTGTAGTCTTGCCAGTTGGTAGTACAGCAGTCTACATTGCCCCATGCACGTAGTTCTAAAATGCGTGTTAAGAAGTAGGCTTAGTAAATACACGAATGGCATCCCATTATATCTGTAGGACTGAGTCATAATCCCATTAGTAGCATTACCAAAAAAACGTcagctatgtttttcttttaaactccTTCCCTCAGGCCAGCCTGAGAAGtttttcagtcataaaaaggtGTAAACCAAACAGAAGCACAGTCCTTTTTGTTAAACTGATAGTTTAGTTGGAGAAATATGGAACTGAACACAAGGCAGGGTGTACTGTCATTTACTGTTCTGTGTCAGTCCTGTAGGGTCTGTGTCTCTGAACATAGGGAACACTTTGGGGTTTGGTTAGCATAGAAGCAGGTAGACTGTGACAGGCATGATGACTGGGAACCTGGTTGTACCAAAAGAATCTTAGACAGTGAAAGTTTGGGCAGCAAAGACTTACAGCCAGGAGGTTGGCATACTAGGAGGGTTTGGCAATCATTTTAGGGTAGGTTTGTAGATGGAATGTCTAGGCGATAGTCACAAGCAGGAATGAGGATGCCCAACTCAGTGGTTTTTAGAAGCCAAGCATGGAAATGAGGCAAGGAGTCACGAATGACCAAGATTTGGACCTAATGGTGGAGAGAATATTGATACCAGTGAGGGAAATTTGAGAGAAGTTAATTTGTGATCAAAGAAGTACGATTTTAGGTACTTGCATATCTTCCCAGATAGGTAGATGTCTAGCAGATGCTTGGCAGTTTGGAATAAAAACTCCAGAtaaattatagttggagactgaGATTACAAATTTCTCATGAGGAAATAGTAGTTGAAACCATAAATTCTTGGGAGTCCTTTGCTTAGGGGTTGATTAAAActctgggtttaaaaaaaataaaaactctaggTCTTCAGTGTTGGCGATTTCCCCATTAGGAGCCAAGTGAAGGAAGGTAGAGTACACACGTAACAAGCACTGTCAGATTGGAAAGAGGTTTTCAAGAAGGAGGCCCAGTATAACGAGAATTGAAGGAGCTCATTGGGCACGCAGGAGGTGATGTCAGGAGAACAAGAGAGTGTGGTAGAAGCCAGGTTGCCAGGGGATTAAGATGTGGCTGGATTAGGTGGAAATGGAGGCCAAGATGATATAGAATTATTATCTGTTTGTGGTCAAGTACATGCAGTGTGAAGCATTTTGTTTTGATAGATAACTTCCAGCTTCAGGAATTTGCTAGTTCAAATCTAAACCTTTTATATGAATGTTATTTGGAAACATCTTCGGTGAAAATTGATTCCGTGAAATAAATTGGGGCACTCCCCAGTGGTGGAGGAACTGTGCCCTTCTGGGGAAGTTCCTCTTCTCTCATACTGCCAGCTTCTCCATTCGTGTATATCTGGTTTCTTAATATAAATGCATGTTTTAGCAAATATGTTACAGAAGCCTAAGTTATGTTCAGTTCCTTTGCATTGTGACTATCAAAGAGTATACTTGCTAATGGGTTTATTACCAGACCCAGTGTTTTTAGGTCAGCGTGTTTTCTTAAAAGAGAGTATTCTCTGTACTGAATCCTACGTAAATTATTGATACCCGTGGTACTCCTCCCCTAAAGCAGTGGTTGCCAGATTTTGACTGcacgttagaatcacctggggagctttaaaaaaaaccttgatGCCCAGATGACGCCACATATCAATTAAGTAAGAGTATCTGGGGGTGGGAGCCACACAGTATTTTTTAAGGATCACAGGGTGATTCCAAGGTGCAGCAAGTTTGGGGAACCACTGTCATAACCTCTTCATTTCAATGTTTTTTTCAGGTTAATGACTCTGAGTTTGTTTACTGGAGGGAATTAGTTTCTAAATGCCTGGCGGAATACTCTTCTCCTGAATGTTGCAAACCAGATCTGAAGAAGCTGGTTTGGATTGTTTCAAGGCGCACAGCCCAGAACCTCCACAACAGCTACTATAGTGTCCCTGAGTTGCCAACAATACCGGAGGCGGGGTGTTTTGATGAAAGTGAAAGGTAAGCAGGTTCCTTGACTAATTAGACTTCCCCAGACCAAGTgttactgatttttgtatatcagAGCCCCTGCCTCTAATAGCATCATTTCTTTGGGTGAGAAAATTAACCAGAAGTAGTTTTATTAAAATAGGTAATAGTTTGGAAGTGTAccccttctccccatttttttcctttttaaaaaacaacaaaaaccagcaTCCTATACAACATGACCTCCCCAggacttataactggaagtgtgtaTCTTTGGGCCACTTCCACCTACCACCTACCACCCCCTCCCTTCAACCCCAGCAACCACccatctgttctctgcatctatgagttctgttttttttgttttcagatgtcacatataagtgagatcatatagtatttgttgtcctctgacttatttcactcctCCCATTGGAAAAAACTGGTTGTTTCCCATCTCCGTTACTCTTTGAAACACagtttagttaaaaaaaacagACAGTATTCTGGGCTTGTTAACATTAATATGAATTTCCAAAATGGTCCTATGGGAAAAGGCTGCGGGTTAAATGACTGGGTAGTAAAGGGAACTCCCACCACTGATGTGGCAGAGTTCTGtagatatttttagttttgtcaaatgctgttGTCTTAttcagagtttatttttgttagtaaaatgaattatttaattttatgaaatttgacTGTTTTATGCTGTAGGGAGAAGAGACCAGAAGTTCTATTTTCATAGCTTGTTGGTTTCTTGATTTGATATTTGAGAAGTTCAGTGGTGCAATTATTGATGCAAGAAGGACATCAGAGCTATGTGATAGGAGATCTTTGTCATTAGTCTGCATTTATTGGATTTAAAATACTTAGAATTCTACTGTTGGTTGTTGACAGTGTTATTACTTGGTACAAGAATAATTGTTTGGCAAGTGGTAATTTGTTTAAACCCCTTAAACAAAGCTGTATTTTCTAAGAAGAGTACGATAGACTTCACTTTAGGAAGTCCTTCTAAGTTAAATTCTGTCTCTGTAAAGCTTAAATGTTGAATTTAAGAATCCTGAGACTAGAGTTGCTTGTTCGGCAGTTTAATTTTGCCTGTACAACGTGTAAGTGCGTTTTAAACGTTGGGATCCTCTTCACTCtggctctttttccttttagtgaGGACTCTTGTGAAGATATGAGCTGTGGAGAAGAGAGCCTCAGCGGCTCCCCTCACGGTGATCAGGAGTGCACTTTCTTCTTCAGTTTCAAAGTGGCGCAGACACTGTGCTTTCCATCTTAGAAATCTCATTGTTGCGGGTCCGAGTTTAAAGTGTGTGTACAGGTTTCAAAGCAATAAATGGGGGAGTAGGTAGTTTTCTGGTCCAGCCCCCACCTAGGCAGGAATTGCATAGACTCTGAAATACCTACCTTCTATTTATTATTCAGATCAGATCTGgcctattttcatatttaatcctAAGCCATCGAATGGGTTAGTGCCTCTTAAACAATTAACAATACTTTAGACATTGGCACTTTATTTTTGTCCTTGATCTTTAGCTActtggggggggagggaaggtgcTGAGACCTTCAATTTATTACTTTTCaagaagatttttaaagatgaatagtGTAGCTTCAACTTTTTATAAAGCCTTCAGGTGTCTTTATTGAACAGATTGGGAGTGTGCAAGTGCTTCCCTAGCAGGGGCAGTGGATAATCCTTTAATGCTTTATCCTAGATCTCTCTCCCCCCCATTCTCAGAGCAGAGAATATACTCTGAAatgtcaaaaacttttttttgttttcttgtttttgtttttttaaatgatcaatgTTCTATCTGATGCAGACTCTAGAAAATTAGGAATTATGGTATTGACATTTCTGTGAATTTCAGTATGTAATATTTATTTGAGGTTTCTGccaaaacagaaataagcaacAGACTAGGTTTGTTGGATAGTTGCATTCCTAATGCCTAAGTATCGTCAGACTAtagtattattttaatgtttttaaaacaatccATAATCTGCTAGTTTTGCATGTACCTGTATGAGAGCAGTGCAGCAAGTTGAACAGAACTAGGTAACTATGGAATGGATAAATGTTGATCTAGTAGAacattttgtctcattttcttttattaaagtctgcatgattacattttatttgctttgtaattcacatttcaaaaataatggTATTGTGTATGGGTGCCAAGACTGAATATGAagtgtaaaaataaaacctaagtgTTTGTAGTATTATAGTTTTAAGCGTATCTGTGTGGTGGTACAGCCATAAGAATAGGGATTTATAAACTCTGTACACATGAGATTTTgtacagagaatttttttaaactttataaactgtatgtgaaaatgtaaatctttaaaaatgtacataaaaatactgtatttttttaccATGTGTGATAGTCTAGTCATTGCATGTAAATATAACTTATTGTGTATTCTGTATTATAAATCATACAGTGATGACTTACATTTTTACTGGTAAGTCGACATCCCTTGGATGTTTTTTGAAGTGAATCTTTTTGAAGTAATAATAGATTAtgactcaaaataaaaatattaatgaattgtACTCGTTTGCCAGTCACATATTAATTTTTAACTCTTTGGTGAAAAAGTGCTTGCTGTATTTCAGTGGGGAGGCTTGAAGTGAGGCTGGAGTGCCTCCAGGATAAGCCCTGTCTGTCTCTGGTTACCAGAAGTCCTCCAGGTAGTATTTCCTTACCGCAGTTTGATCCTGAGCCTTGGAGATACTGAAAGTGAATCTGTCACTGGAGAGCTGACCTCTCTCTGGGGTGGACTCATATTAAACAAAAGGGTGACATATTAACCAGAATGCCTGTTAGTTTATAGTGAAAGCCAAAGGGTATAAAGTAGGCCAGAAAACTTATGTTGGCAGGTTAGTacagtctctctctctgcagAAAGCCAAATTCTCTTCAGAAGGTCTCTTGGTGAATAAGCACTAGGGGAGTTAGCTTTGATTGCTGCCAGCCTCTAGCTCTTTGAATGTTTTTTCCCAAGCTTTGGGCTTGGTTTGCAAGTGGTGgccctgtgtatgtgtgtgtgtgtgtgtgtgtatgggttcCCTATGTAGTTTGGTTTTGTAGACCTTTGTTTTCTCTAATTGGTTAGAAAATGATATATACTGAATATGGTTTTCACGTAATACCTCTTCCCTAGAGATAGGGACACATTTTCCGATCCTCCTAGCGGAGAATCTTTGCTTGAATGACCCTCCCTCTCTTACTAAGTAATTTTGGCAAATAGTAGACAATATATTCTGCTTTCAGATTTTGATCCTTTGAGATGTAAAAGTTATTTGTGGCATTCCAAGTCTTGGACCCTCTTCAGTTTCTCTAGGGTTTCATTACCTTTACTAGATGGTCTTTCTGTGTGAATCTGTGCACACGTGACTTCATCTGTTCTCCTTTCTGGTTTTCAATATATTTAGACCCTTTTCCCGAGCTCCCAACGTTTGTTCACAACTGATCATCCCACGTGGAAGTTTCTGGTTACACCAAAACCTTCCCTTCCTGTGTGTCTATTTTGGTGAGTAGGTATTCCACCTACTCAAGCTGGAAACTTAGGTGATATCCTCGTTTCCTCTTGCCTGTTGCCTCTGGCCTGGAGGTCACCATTTATCATTTATCCTGTGTATCTAGTCTGTCTCCACTTTTCTGCCACTGGCTTGGCTCAGACCTGTAGTCTATCAGCAGGGTTACTACAATATCCTAATGATCTTTCAGTCTCCACACTTACTCTTCtgatccccttgctgcctggatatctttttaaattactcaAATCTtcttaaaatacacaaatttgaTTATGTCTCTCCTGAAAAATTGTTCAGTAGGTACCTCTCAATCAGGATAAAGTCTATATCGTGACATACAAGTCTCTTCCTAATCGGAATGTAGCACCTTtctctggccttttttttttttccttgctatttCCTAGAGctgtaaaatgtatatttaaaaaaaaggtaactggAAGCTATGTGGAAGATGGAGTGGAAGCAGGTAGAGATGAATAATGCAGTGGGGAGACCACTCAAGAGTCCTGCAAACATCCAAGAAGTGATGAAGGACTGAACTAAGGTGATGGCAGTGGGGATGAGCAAGACAGGTGGGACTTGAGAGGCACTGTCCTTTCTCTTTAGGCATCataagtagactcacagacaagTCCGGGAGCCTGGTTATGCCCTTGGGCCTTTCAACCAGGTGGCTTTCCCATAATTGTGATGAATGAAATTGAGAATCAAGCCTGCTGCCCCATTCACAGCAGAGGTGAGGAGAAGGCTGCCATTTTGGTCTCATACTTGCTCCTTGATTTGGCAAGAGATTTGGCTTTTCAGGTTTCGATTCTGTCATTTCCTAGGATGTGGTGTGCACTTTTTGCTGCCTCTGCCACTGTGGATGCTGGAGTACCGCTGTCCCTGATCTGCTGGTCCGCACCCATCTGACCTTCAGGAAGCGAGATTGGACAAATAATGTGTTTCATTCACCTGTTATGCTCGAAGTTAATACTCAGGTTAAGTGTAGAGGCATTGGTTCCAGAATACaacaattttaaccattttcttggTCTAGGATCTGCctttttccttcaatttctttcactgcACACTGGGTTCTAATATGATGTTCCCCACTGCCTCCCACCTTCCCTTGCATGCGTGCCAAGTGTTGGCTTATTCAAGCAACCCACTTACCGGATTCTTATATGGCCGAACACCATGTAATTTGCCTTTGTCTCTTGACCGGagtttttctaattatttgtacCAGAAATGGTCAACAACCTTGCTGACTCTGTGATGAGCAAATCGGATTGTGTGGTAGTTTCCCAGTCGCTTATGAGT includes:
- the CCNG2 gene encoding cyclin-G2 isoform X1 is translated as MKDLGAEYLAGHEGVQLFTLLNLYLEQEQRFQPREKGLSLIEATPENDNTLCPRLRNAKVEDLRSLTNFFGSCTETFVLAVNILDRFLALMKVKPKHLSCIGVCCFLLAARIVEEECNIPSTHDIIRISQCKCTASDIKRMEKIISEKLHYELEATTALNFLHLYHTIVLCHTSERKEILNLDKLEAQLKACCCRLIFSKAKPSVLALCLLNLEVETLKSIELLEILLLVKKHSKVNDSEFVYWRELVSKCLAEYSSPECCKPDLKKLVWIVSRRTAQNLHNSYYSVPELPTIPEAGCFDESERILSIHDDLPQGTLPLCLNDKPKPLCSGKHPDPVHLWMAARKKKLTHPLSEAGHSSGYLQIVWPFYFTSSSPPPLCAIKETGIQTLVR
- the CCNG2 gene encoding cyclin-G2 isoform X3 encodes the protein MKDLGAEYLAGHEGVQLFTLLNLYLEQEQRFQPREKGLSLIEATPENDNTLCPRLRNAKVEDLRSLTNFFGSCTETFVLAVNILDRFLALMKVKPKHLSCIGVCCFLLAARIVEEECNIPSTHDIIRISQCKCTASDIKRMEKIISEKLHYELEATTALNFLHLYHTIVLCHTSERKEILNLDKLEAQLKACCCRLIFSKAKPSVLALCLLNLEVETLKSIELLEILLLVKKHSKVNDSEFVYWRELVSKCLAEYSSPECCKPDLKKLVWIVSRRTAQNLHNSYYSVPELPTIPEAGCFDESERMWCALFAASATVDAGVPLSLICWSAPI
- the CCNG2 gene encoding cyclin-G2 isoform X2, whose product is MKDLGAEYLAGHEGVQLFTLLNLYLEQEQRFQPREKGLSLIEATPENDNTLCPRLRNAKVEDLRSLTNFFGSCTETFVLAVNILDRFLALMKVKPKHLSCIGVCCFLLAARIVEEECNIPSTHDIIRISQCKCTASDIKRMEKIISEKLHYELEATTALNFLHLYHTIVLCHTSERKEILNLDKLEAQLKACCCRLIFSKAKPSVLALCLLNLEVETLKSIELLEILLLVKKHSKVNDSEFVYWRELVSKCLAEYSSPECCKPDLKKLVWIVSRRTAQNLHNSYYSVPELPTIPEAGCFDESESEDSCEDMSCGEESLSGSPHGDQECTFFFSFKVAQTLCFPS